From a single Cotesia glomerata isolate CgM1 linkage group LG6, MPM_Cglom_v2.3, whole genome shotgun sequence genomic region:
- the LOC123266603 gene encoding barrier-to-autointegration factor: MSSTSQKHKNFVAEPMGEKPVTDLAGVGETLARRLEAAGFDKAYVVLGQYLVLKKDKELFQEWMKDVCSANSKQSNDCYQCLNDWCDEFL, from the exons atgtcgagtACTTCGCAAAAGCATAAGAACTTCGTAGCCGAGCCGATGGGAGAAAAACCAGTCACAGATTTAGCTGGTGTCGGTGAAACTTTGGCAAGGCGGTTAGAAGCTGCCGGCTTTGATAAG GCGTACGTGGTGCTAGGACAGTACTTGGTGCTTAAGAAAGATAAAGAGCTGTTCCAAGAATGGATGAAGGACGTCTGCTCAGCGAATTCCAAACAGTCGAACGATTGTTACCAGTGTCTTAATGACTGGTGTgatgaatttttgtaa
- the LOC123267753 gene encoding protein sly1 homolog: MMTLREKQIQALKQMLNLNQQETKATTAVPTWKILIYDRVGQDIISPLISVKELRDLGITLHMQLHSDRDVIPEVPAIYFCAPTEENIGRIDQDFQNGLYDIYHLNFISPISRQKMEDLASAALLAGAVANIHKVFDQYLNFITLEDDMFVLRHQNSDMISYHAINRGEIKDTEMESIMDIIVDSLFSVFVTLGTVPIIRCPRGNAAEMVAKKLDKKLRENVWDTRNSLFQGEVAGTGHFSFQRPLLIVLDRSVDMATPLHHTWTYQALAHDVLELALNRLVVEENVGRSPAGGARSKTRPCELNNTDRFWSQHKGSPFPRVAEAIQEELEQYRVCEEEVKKLKSSMGIDGDMDIPGNMVANNTARLTNAVNSLPQLLDMKRLIDMHTTIATGILNSIKSRRLDTFFEIEEKIMSKQTLDRSILDIINDPEAGTPEDKIRLFIIYYLCTNMSEVEFNKHEAALANAGCDLNPLMYIKRWRGYTKLSGIQNSYEGGGTKTVSMFSKLMNQGSSFVMEGVKNLVVKRHNLPVTKIVDELIEMKQSSSTEDYYYLDPKQLKQIEHVPKNRTTFQDVIVFIVGGGNYIEYQNLNDYVKQKTSSGANKRVIYGSTTLINARQFIKQLSLLGQEVH; the protein is encoded by the exons GCAATTACATTCAGACAGAGATGTAATACCCGAAGTCCCAGCAATATATTTCTGCGCTCCAACGGAAGAAAACATAGGTCGTATTGATCAAGACTTCCAAAATGGTCTTTACGACATTTATCACTTGAATTTTATATCCCCAATATCTCGACAAAAAATGGAAGACCTGGCATCAGCAGCACTTTTAGCCGGTGCAGTTGCCAACATCCACAAAGTCTTCGATCAGTATCTCAACTTTATTACCTTGGAAGATGATATGTTCGTACTGAGGCATCAAAACAGCGACATGATATCCTACCACGCGATAAACCGCGGAGAGATTAAGGACACCGAGATGGAATCAATCATGGACATTATAGTCGACAGCCTGTTCTCAGTCTTCGTAACTCTAGGAACTGTTCCAATAATCCGGTGCCCACGTGGTAACGCCGCAGAGATGGTTGCCAAGAAGCTGGACAAAAAGCTCAGGGAGAATGTCTGGGACACGAGGAACAGTTTGTTCCAAGGTGAAGTCGCGGGTACTGGACACTTTTCATTTCAACGACCGCTCTTGATAGTCTTGGACCGTAGTGTTGACATGGCGACGCCGCTGCATCACACTTGGACCTACCAGGCGCTGGCTCACGACGTTCTCGAGCTGGCGCTCAATCGGCTGGTGGTTGAAGAAAATGTTGGGCGGTCTCCAGCTGGAGGCGCCAGGTCCAAAACTCGACCTTGCGAGCTTAATAATACCGACCGCTTTTGGTCTCAGCATAAAGGCAGTCCCTTCCCTCGGGTCGCTGAGGCTATTCAGGAAGAATTGGAGCAGTACCGCGTCTGCGAggaagaagttaaaaaacttaaaagcTCGATG gGTATTGACGGTGACATGGACATACCCGGTAATATGGTTGCCAACAACACAGCCCGGCTGACAAATGCAGTAAACTCTTTACCGCAACTATTGGACATGAAGCGGCTGATTGACATGCACACGACGATCGCCACGGGAATTCTAAATTCCATAAAGTCACGTCGACTTGACACGTTCTTTgaaatagaagaaaaaataatgagcAAGCAAACTTTAGACCGCAGCATTCTCGATATTATTAATGACCCAGAAGCTGGAACACCTGAGGATAAAATTcggttgtttattatttattacctcTGTACAAACATGTCAGAGGTTGAGTTCAACAAGCATGAAGCTGCGCTAGCCAATGCTGGATGCGATCTCAATCCACTTATGTACATAAAGAGATGgag ggGATATACAAAATTATCGGGTATTCAGAATAGTTATGAAGGTGGTGGTACTAAAACTGTTAGTATGTTTTCTAAACTTATGAATCAGGGTTCGTCGTTTGTGATGGAAGGGGTCAAAAATCTTGTGGTTAAAAGAcat aattTACCTGTGACTAAAATAGTTGACGAATTAATAGAAATGAAACAAAGTTCAAGTactgaagattattattatcttgatCCAAAGCAATTGAAACAAATTGAACATGTACCTAAAAATCGTACTACATTCCAAGACGTTATTGTATTTATCGTTGGTGGTGGTAATTACATTGAGTATCAAAACTTGAACGACTATGTAaag CAAAAAACAAGTAGCGGTGCCAACAAAAGAGTTATCTACGGTTCAACGACGTTAATAAACGCCCGACAATTTATCAAACAATTGTCATTACTCGGGCAAGAAGTACACTga
- the LOC123266602 gene encoding structural maintenance of chromosomes protein 3-like, whose amino-acid sequence MYIEKIIIEGFRSYQGPITIGPFHPGYNVIVGRNGSGKSSFFEAIQFVLCEEYHKLSPEERNSFLHEGTSSRVPSCFVELIFNNSDKQFLGESTEKIIIRRTIGPKQDQFLLNKKRISKEEILRLFPSAGLSARNPYYIIKQRELLEIVTGTDEMRLDQLKEIAGISLFETRYQEMKTLLYPIVTYLSRDDLFDNVNRCLRQKEVEEQDMKQYAELKKQRRLLEFLLSEMELKKFTSLLTKAQRRYSAQSAELIDVKQDLNSVEEEISKLVSKINVTKKEIDLAKFNFRELITKREKLLINEKNWKVNLERLIENISKDEEAQEEIKEELEKLIESIDKFNDDLIPIKKECEAKEAEDKIITHDLTVAEKFQKELILKKHRKKLFENKDERDAWIKEHMQLLDKKIKESDQYRAQYKKELEVERNKKRDFENKIQELEDYFKSRLTSIINSERTLDDRKNERSQLQKQRKDLFEKKSIYESELNDLNHELKKADQAIGVNKDIIIGLYSVAKVLETFRQRDREEVEENYHGMVVDNFSAIEDLNTAIEMTAGTRLFYNIVESDEFGMKILEEMNEKKLPGVVNFLAINRLNFKEQNYPDDDDEARPLIYSLRYEDKFDAVIASIFGRTLVCKNLECASNAVDRYKLNCITLNGAKISKSGDVAGGHKKNYKSMIVAYRTRAKILEKIRRAEGKLKRLDDEFKRVEDESNKNLTEINKLEVKLIKSNDIQKNVREEIERLKEQQRDVESKCEETERILNDFVTDLEIVRGNKEHLESELEQDLLSQLTDEDQRQFEEVNDLIVQLSCKKKKLVDDLIDLSNEKYRLEKFVKKGLLKKKKLEERLQELEVGVEKFNLELRRTKEEISEIKNKINEINERIDEDKITDLVKIKINLEEELKKKVGRKEEILENFRALNYSVEELEAKIKNYEKEISVQKEKLNTLDPMTRHHNVQLSFRELNERLREVNASLKSLENINIDVLRQFEMVTELSEEFKATHEKLIQYVEEARKLLQLVRESKTEITCTTFREINKHFNRTFKKLVPGGSAKLILKIDGEVDKYFEDITVEIIEAGDLIGVDMEVSFNESAEEHQVLEQFSSGQKSLVALAFILAAQKCHFTPFYVLDESDYALDPEHRKSFAKLIASLSDKIQFISTTFRPEQLEYANEFFGVQIRNKVSYLQKISKKEAAAFVEN is encoded by the exons atgtatattgaaaag atcatCATTGAGGGCTTCAGGTCTTACCAAGGGCCAATTACTATCGGTCCATTCCATCCAGGATACAATGTAATTG TTGGCAGAAATGGATCCGGAAAAAGTAGTTTCTTTGAAGCGATTCAATTCGTCTTGTGCGAAGAATACCACAAATTATCACCGGAAGAGCGCAACAGTTTTCTCCACGAAGGCACATCTTCTCGAGTTCCTTCCTGTTTTGTAGAACTAATCTTCAACAACTCTGACAAACAATTCCTTGGAGAatcaacagaaaaaataataatccgTCGCACAATTGGTCCAAAGCAAgatcaatttcttttaaacaaaaagCGAATTTCAAAAGAAGAAATTCTTAGATTATTCCCGTCCGCTGGATTATCAGCTCGCAATCCCTATTACATCATCAAGCAGCGTGAGCTATTAGAAATAGTAACAGGCACAGATGAAATGAGATTGGACCAGCTCAAAGAAATAGCGGGTATCTCTTTATTCGAAACCCGGTATCAGGAAATGAAGACACTGCTGTACCCGATAGTGACTTACCTGTCGCGTGACGACTTATTTGACAATGTAAACAGATGCTTGCGGCAGAAAGAAGTAGAAGAGCAAGACATGAAGCAGTATGCTGAATTAAAGAAGCAGCGTCGCTTATTAGAGTTCTTGCTAAGTGAAATGGAGCTGAAAAAATTCACCAGCTTGCTCACTAAAGCACAGCGCCGATATTCTGCGCAGAGCGCTGAGTTGATTGACGTTAAACAGGATTTAAATTCAGTTGAAGAAGAAATTTCTAAGCTTGTTAGTAAAATTAACGTgactaaaaaagaaattgatcttgctaaatttaattttcgggaattaattactaaaaggGAAAAACTTttgattaatgaaaaaaattggaagGTTAATCTTGAGCGTTTGATAGAAAATATCAGCAAAGATGAAGAGGCTCAGGAAGAAATTAAAGAAGagttggaaaaattaatagagtcaattgataaatttaacgaTGATTTAATTCCTATTAAGAAAGAGTGTGAAGCTAAAGAAGctgaagataaaattattacacatGACTTAACTGTTGCAGAGAAATTCCAGAAAGAATTGATCTTAAAAAAGCAccgtaaaaaattgtttgaaaataaagATGAACGCGATGCTTGGATTAAAGAACACATGcaattattagataaaaaaattaaagagtcTGATCAGTACAGAGCTCAGTACAAAAAAGAACTTGAAGTGGAAAGAAATAAGAAGCgtgattttgaaaataaaattcaagagcttgaagattattttaaatcacgGCTAACTTCTATTATTAATTCTGAGCGAACTTTGGAtgatagaaaaaatgaaagaagtCAGCTCCAAAAACAACGCAAAGATTTGTTTGAGAAGAAGAGTATTTATGAGAGTGAATTAAATGATTTGAATCATGAGTTGAAAAAAGCTGACCAGGCTATTGGAGTTAATAAAGATATTATTATTGGGCTTTATAGTGTTGCTAAAGTTCTTGAGACTTTTAGGCAGCGTGATAGAGAAGAAGTAGAAGAAAATTATCATGGGATGgtagttgataattttagcGCAATAGAAGATCTTAACACTGCGATTGAAATGACTGCTGGGACTCGTCtgttttataatattgttGAGTCTGATGAATTTGGAATGAAAATCTTGGAAGAaatgaacgaaaaaaaattgcctggagttgttaattttttggcAATTAATAGATTGAATTTTAAAGAGCAAAATTATCcggatgatgatgatgaagcaAGGCCTTTAATATATTCTCTGCGGTATGAGGACAAGTTTGATGCTGTTATTGCTAGTATTTTTGGAAGGACGCTTGTAtgtaaaaatttggagtgTGCTAGCAATGCAGTTGATAGATATAAGTTGAATTGTATTACTTTGAATGGCGCTAAAATTTCTAAGTCGGGGGATGTAGCTGGtggacataaaaaaaattataaatcaatgaTTGTTGCTTACAGAACTCGGGCTAAAATATTGGAGAAAATTCGGAGGGCTGAGGGAAAGTTGAAGAGGCTTGATGATGAATTTAAAAGAGTTGAAGACGagtctaataaaaatttaacggaGATAAATAAGTTGGAGGTGAAGTTGATAAAATCTAATGATATTCAAAAGAATGTTAGGGAAGAAATTGAAAGGCTGAAGGAGCAGCAGAGGGATGTTGAGAGCAAGTGCGAGGAGACGGAAAgaattttgaatgattttgTGACTGACTTGGAGATTGTTCGGGGGAATAAAGAGCATTTGGAGAGCGAATTGGAGCAAGATTTACTTAGTCAGTTGACTGATGAGGATCAGAGGCAATTTGAGGAGGTTAATGATTTAATTGTACAGTTGAGCtgtaagaagaaaaaattagttgatGACTTGATTGATTTGAGCAATGAAAAATATCGCTTGGAAAAATTTGTGAAGAAAGGAttgttgaagaaaaaaaaattagaggaGAGACTTCAGGAGCTGGAGGTTGgggtagaaaaatttaatttggagTTGCGAAGgactaaagaagaaataagtgagattaaaaataaaattaatgagatTAATGAGAGGATTGACGAAGATAAAATTACAGATTtggtgaaaattaaaataaatcttgaagaagaattgaaaaagaaagtgggaagaaaagaagaaattttggaaaatttcaGGGCTCTAAATTATTCTGTTGAAGAGCTAGAAGCGAAAATTAAGAATTATGAGAAAGAAATTTCTGTACAgaaggaaaaattaaatactctGGATCCTATGACGCGGCATCACAATGTTCAGCTTTCTTTTAGAGAATTAAATGAGAGATTAAGAGAAGTTAATGCGAGCTTGAAGTCTCTAGAGAATATTAACATAGATGTGCTTCGGCAGTTTGAAATGGTCACGGAGTTAAGTGAAGAATTCAAAGCGactcatgaaaaattaatacagtACGTCGAGGAAGCAAGGAAGCTTCTCCAGCTTGTCAGGGAAAGCAAGACTGAAATTACTTGTACTACTTTTCGAGAGATAAACAAGCACTTCAataggacttttaaaaaactggtTCCTGGTGGATCTGCTAAGTTGATTTTGAAAATAGATGGAGAAGTAGATAAGTATTTTGAAGATATTACGGTGGAAATTATAGAGGCTGGTGATTTAATTGGAGTGGACATGGAGGTCTCTTTCAATGAATCCGCTGAAGAGCATCAGGTTTTAGAACAGTTCTCCAGCGGGCAGAAGTCACTTGTTGCTTTAGCTTTCATTTTGGCTGCGCAGAAGTGCcattttaccccgttttatGTGCTTGATGAAAGCGACTACGCGCTTGATCCAGAGCATAGAAAAAGCTTTGCGAAGTTAATCGCTAGTCTTAGTGATAAGATACAATTTATTTCTACGACTTTcag ACCGGAGCAGCTCGAGTATGCGAATGAGTTTTTTGGAGTTCAAATACGAAATAAGGTTTCGTACTTGCAGAAAATTTCCAAGAAGGAAGCTGCAGCCTTcgttgaaaattga
- the LOC123267755 gene encoding PSME3-interacting protein isoform X2 yields the protein MSSGFVSEAELAEQRKARQEEWERVRTAEDPIERPEEKYDPRPLYEKLQEQKNKRDLEYEEAHKLKNMIKGLDDDEVEFLDLVDRKKLEEERKKKEEEAQELRDFKKAVASLQDKIQEERLKSELKPLSTGSKTAGKHSQVKVLAGVVVNRPDKSGSSQGTKRKLSETDTNDDSPKKEIKTAQPTSQSVGMKCIGILPGIGSYNDSSDTDCSSDSEADTNSNHAQQ from the exons atgagctCGGGATTTGTGTCCGAAGCTGAACTTGCTGAGCAACGGAAAGCTAGACAAGAAGAATGGGAGCGTGTGAGAACTGCTGAAGATCCAATTG AACGTCCGGAAGAAAAATATGATCCCAGGCCGCTGTATGAAAAGTTACAGGAGCAAAAAAACAAACGAGATCTTGAATATGAAGAAGCTCACAAACTTA aaAATATGATAAAAGGTCTAGATGACGATGAAGTTGAATTTCTAGACCTGGTCGACAGAAAAAAACTAgaagaagaaagaaagaagaaagaagaagaagcTCAAGAGCTGCGTGACTTTAAAAAAGCCGTTGCTTCTCTGCAAGATAAAATTCAGGAAGAGAGACTCAAGTCCGAGTTAAAGCCTCTGTCTACTGGAAGCAAAACAGCTGGTAAACATTCCCAGGTCAAAGTATTAGCAGGTGTTGTTGTTAACAGACCTGACAAGTCAGGATCCAGCCaag GTACCAAGAGAAAATTGTCCGAGACTGATACCAATGACGACTCgccaaaaaaagaaataaaaacagCGCAGCCAACAAGTCAGTCAGTAGGAATGAAATGTATTGGAATTCTTCCAGGAATCGGGTCTTATAATGATTCAAGCGATACTGATTGTTCGTCGGATTCAGAAGCAGA caCAAATAGTAACCATGCGCAGCAATAA
- the LOC123267755 gene encoding PSME3-interacting protein isoform X1, which translates to MSSGFVSEAELAEQRKARQEEWERVRTAEDPIERPEEKYDPRPLYEKLQEQKNKRDLEYEEAHKLKNMIKGLDDDEVEFLDLVDRKKLEEERKKKEEEAQELRDFKKAVASLQDKIQEERLKSELKPLSTGSKTAGKHSQVKVLAGVVVNRPDKSGSSQGTKRKLSETDTNDDSPKKEIKTAQPTSQSVGMKCIGILPGIGSYNDSSDTDCSSDSEAEYANPVKYDLLGRKIEIKSEDKS; encoded by the exons atgagctCGGGATTTGTGTCCGAAGCTGAACTTGCTGAGCAACGGAAAGCTAGACAAGAAGAATGGGAGCGTGTGAGAACTGCTGAAGATCCAATTG AACGTCCGGAAGAAAAATATGATCCCAGGCCGCTGTATGAAAAGTTACAGGAGCAAAAAAACAAACGAGATCTTGAATATGAAGAAGCTCACAAACTTA aaAATATGATAAAAGGTCTAGATGACGATGAAGTTGAATTTCTAGACCTGGTCGACAGAAAAAAACTAgaagaagaaagaaagaagaaagaagaagaagcTCAAGAGCTGCGTGACTTTAAAAAAGCCGTTGCTTCTCTGCAAGATAAAATTCAGGAAGAGAGACTCAAGTCCGAGTTAAAGCCTCTGTCTACTGGAAGCAAAACAGCTGGTAAACATTCCCAGGTCAAAGTATTAGCAGGTGTTGTTGTTAACAGACCTGACAAGTCAGGATCCAGCCaag GTACCAAGAGAAAATTGTCCGAGACTGATACCAATGACGACTCgccaaaaaaagaaataaaaacagCGCAGCCAACAAGTCAGTCAGTAGGAATGAAATGTATTGGAATTCTTCCAGGAATCGGGTCTTATAATGATTCAAGCGATACTGATTGTTCGTCGGATTCAGAAGCAGAGTATGCTAATCCTGTCAAGTATGATTTGTTAGGGAGgaaaatagaaataaagtcTGAGGATAAAAGCTAG